The following coding sequences lie in one Syngnathoides biaculeatus isolate LvHL_M chromosome 16, ASM1980259v1, whole genome shotgun sequence genomic window:
- the gng13b gene encoding guanine nucleotide-binding protein G(I)/G(S)/G(O) subunit gamma-13b, producing MDEMDLPQMKKEVESLKYQLAFKREKSSKTVTDLVKWIEDGVPEDPFLNPELMKNNPWVEKGKCILL from the exons ATGGATGAGATGGACCTTCCCCAGATGAAGAAGGAGGTGGAGAGCCTCAAGTATCAGTTGGCTTTCAAAAGAGAGAAGTCCTCCAAAACAGTGACAGA TTTGGTGAAGTGGATAGAGGACGGCGTCCCGGAGGATCCCTTTCTGAATCCTGAGTTAATGAAGAACAACCCATGGGTGGAGAAAGGAAAGTGCATCCTTCTGTAG